A genome region from Clupea harengus chromosome 7, Ch_v2.0.2, whole genome shotgun sequence includes the following:
- the LOC105911413 gene encoding H-2 class II histocompatibility antigen, A-R alpha chain-like, with translation MKLAVIFLLITCVQCAGSQFVYQDAINDIYCDKEKGYFSANFDGNQVLYVDFEDKTVVSTLPNFVDHISWDTFYGLVYSYAYNEMKEFRDAMEYIAEQLGYPPEAKEPPVSVMYVHDEVRLGSENTLICYVTGFYPPRLTVKWTRNNNNVTQGVSSSQIHINNDGTFNQFSTLKFTPQEGDMYTCTVEHSALEGPLTRYWDVEVSEPSLGPSVFCGVGLTLGLLGVATGMFFFVKGKESAERALQST, from the exons ATGAAGCTTGCTGTCATCTTTCTTTTGATTACATGTGTCCAATGTGCAGGAAGTCAAT tTGTGTATCAAGATGCCATCAATGACATATACTGTGACAAAGAAAAGGGATACTTTTCAGCAAATTTTGATGGGAATCAGGTACTGTATGTGGACTTTGAGGACAAGACAGTAGTCAGCACATTACCAAACTTTGTAGACCACATATCCTGGGACACATTCTATGGACTGGTATATTCATACGCTTACAATGAAATGAAGGAATTCCGGGATGCCATGGAATATATTGCAGAACAACTTGGTTATCCTCCAGAGGCAAAAG AGCCCCCGGTAAGTGTCATGTATGTCCATGACGAGGTGCGTTTGGGTTCTGAGAACACCCTCATCTGCTACGTCACTGGGTTCTACCCTCCTCGACTCACGGTGAAGTggaccaggaacaacaacaacgtgACACAGGGAGTGAGCTCAAGCCAGATCCACATAAACAACGACGGCACCTTCAACCAGTTCTCCACCCTGAAGTTCACCCCTCAAGAGGGGGACATGTACACCTGCACTGTGGAGCACTCAGCACTGGAGGGGCCCTTGACAAGATACTGGG ATGTTGAGGTGTCAGAGCCCAGTCTTGGTCCCTCAGTGTTCTGTGGAGTGGGTCTGACTCTGGGACTGCTGGGAGTGGCTACCGGAATGTTCTTCTTCGTCAAGGGAAAAGAGAGTGCAG AACGAGCCCTTCAGTCTACATAG